A region from the Flavobacterium enshiense genome encodes:
- the rocD gene encoding ornithine--oxo-acid transaminase, which translates to MQVLKKMSSAEAIQLEDKYGAHNYHPLPVVLSKGEGVYVWDVEGKKYYDFLSAYSAVNQGHCHPRIVGAMVEQAQTLTLTSRAFYNDKLGVYEEFVTNYFGFDKVLPMNTGAEAVETALKLCRKWAYEKKGINENEAQIIVCENNFHGRTTTIISFSNDENARKNFGPYTAGFIKIAYDDLDALEKAITSSPNIAGFLVEPIQGEAGVYVPSEGYLAKAKELCEKHNVLFIADEVQTGIARTGKLLAVHHENVKPDILILGKAISGGVYPVSAVLADDAIMNVIKPGQHGSTFGGNPIAAAVAIAALEVVTDEKLAENADRLGKIFRSEIGKYIETSTIATLVRGKGLLNAVVINDTEESDTAWNICMALRDNGLLAKPTHGNIIRFAPPLVMNEEELLDCVGIIIKTLKQFEK; encoded by the coding sequence ATGCAAGTTTTAAAGAAAATGAGTTCAGCCGAAGCAATTCAGTTAGAGGACAAATACGGAGCGCATAATTATCATCCGCTTCCTGTTGTTTTGAGTAAAGGAGAAGGAGTATATGTATGGGATGTGGAAGGAAAAAAATATTATGATTTCCTTTCAGCGTATTCAGCTGTAAACCAAGGTCATTGCCATCCAAGAATTGTTGGAGCTATGGTAGAACAGGCTCAAACACTTACGCTTACATCTCGTGCTTTTTACAATGATAAATTGGGTGTTTATGAAGAATTTGTAACCAACTATTTTGGTTTTGATAAAGTGCTTCCAATGAATACCGGTGCTGAAGCTGTTGAAACGGCTTTGAAATTATGCCGTAAATGGGCGTATGAGAAGAAAGGAATCAATGAGAATGAAGCTCAGATAATTGTTTGTGAAAATAATTTCCACGGAAGAACCACGACAATTATTTCTTTCTCTAATGATGAGAATGCACGTAAGAACTTCGGACCTTACACTGCAGGTTTTATTAAAATCGCTTATGATGATTTAGATGCTTTGGAAAAAGCAATAACTTCTTCACCGAACATTGCAGGATTTCTAGTTGAGCCAATTCAAGGTGAAGCGGGAGTTTATGTTCCTTCGGAGGGTTATTTGGCAAAAGCAAAAGAATTGTGCGAAAAGCATAATGTTTTATTTATTGCGGATGAGGTTCAGACCGGGATTGCCCGTACAGGAAAATTGTTAGCAGTACACCACGAAAACGTTAAGCCGGATATTTTGATTTTAGGAAAAGCAATTTCAGGAGGTGTCTATCCGGTTTCTGCAGTTTTAGCTGATGATGCTATCATGAATGTGATCAAACCAGGACAACACGGTTCTACTTTTGGTGGAAACCCAATTGCCGCTGCAGTAGCTATCGCTGCTTTGGAAGTTGTAACCGATGAAAAATTAGCTGAGAATGCTGATCGACTAGGAAAAATTTTCCGATCTGAAATTGGGAAATATATTGAAACTTCAACTATTGCTACATTGGTTCGCGGAAAAGGATTATTGAATGCAGTTGTAATTAATGATACAGAAGAAAGCGATACGGCATGGAACATTTGTATGGCATTGCGCGATAATGGTTTGTTAGCAAAACCAACTCACGGAAACATTATTCGTTTTGCACCGCCTTTGGTTATGAACGAAGAAGAGCTTTTAGATTGTGTTGGTATTATCATCAAAACGTTAAAACAGTTTGAGAAATAA
- a CDS encoding cytochrome c peroxidase has translation MEKIIVLLLTLITAISCQEKEFVNLPPTEKTKQLLFKNYIDFAQKTVELNTAVQNGLNKKLTQQKFKEVRLKYKKTEALLAFYLPETALKLNGAAIDKNDIHENSRKEEEASGFQKVEELLFSDDTDWNELRKQTGILNGYTQSVKATIETIQLSDSNIFEAQKLAMLRMMSLGISGFDSPIALHSLPETKSTIESIVETVSVFKKDKSLTKLVNETIDYLNNNQNFDTFNRADFIVKYCIPLSKKIHQIQKQLNIKNNPYPSAINFDIPSVFEETAFNVDYFAPVYNRNPSPAQILLGEQLFSDTILSGNDKVSCLSCHIPSQGYADHKIKAIENKSHSRNTPTLLNSGFQSTLFLDGRVSYLEDQAKAVINNKDEMHGSFAHALTKVKSSSKYQAGFRKAFPDEKEITEENLLKAMASYVRSLSKLNSRFDDYLLGKTMLSENEKKGFNLYMGKAKCATCHFFPLFNGCVPPLFNETESEVLGVPSKNATKNAVVDGDLGEYMITKAPLKKHAFKTPTVRNSAVTFPYMHNGVYQTLEDVIDFYNRGGGSGIGINLENQTLPTDKLNLTKTEVQDLIAFIKTLNNKY, from the coding sequence ATGGAAAAAATAATTGTACTGCTTCTCACCCTGATTACAGCTATTTCCTGTCAGGAAAAAGAATTCGTAAATCTTCCCCCAACAGAAAAAACGAAGCAGCTTCTTTTTAAAAATTACATCGATTTTGCACAAAAAACGGTCGAATTGAACACTGCTGTCCAAAATGGTCTGAACAAAAAGTTAACACAGCAAAAGTTCAAAGAAGTACGACTTAAGTATAAAAAAACAGAAGCATTATTGGCTTTTTATCTTCCGGAAACAGCACTGAAATTAAATGGTGCAGCTATCGACAAAAACGATATCCATGAAAACAGCCGAAAAGAAGAAGAAGCGAGCGGATTTCAAAAAGTGGAAGAATTGCTTTTTTCTGATGATACAGATTGGAATGAGCTCCGAAAGCAAACCGGAATTTTAAATGGTTACACTCAATCTGTAAAAGCTACCATTGAAACCATTCAGCTATCCGACAGCAACATTTTTGAAGCCCAGAAATTGGCAATGTTGCGAATGATGAGTTTAGGAATTTCGGGATTTGATTCGCCTATAGCTTTACATTCCCTTCCTGAAACAAAATCAACCATTGAAAGTATTGTTGAAACTGTTTCGGTTTTCAAAAAAGATAAATCCCTGACTAAATTGGTAAACGAAACCATCGATTATCTAAATAACAATCAAAATTTCGATACTTTTAACCGTGCCGATTTCATCGTAAAGTATTGCATTCCCCTTTCAAAAAAAATCCATCAGATTCAAAAACAGCTTAACATTAAGAACAATCCGTATCCTAGTGCAATCAATTTTGATATTCCTTCCGTTTTTGAAGAAACGGCTTTCAATGTTGATTATTTTGCCCCGGTTTATAACCGAAATCCGTCTCCGGCCCAAATTTTATTAGGTGAACAACTTTTCTCCGATACGATTTTAAGCGGAAACGACAAAGTCTCCTGCTTGAGTTGTCACATTCCTTCTCAAGGCTATGCAGATCATAAAATCAAAGCTATTGAAAACAAATCCCATTCCCGAAATACGCCCACGCTTTTGAATTCAGGTTTTCAGAGTACATTGTTTTTAGACGGCCGTGTGAGTTATCTTGAAGATCAAGCCAAAGCAGTCATCAACAATAAAGATGAAATGCACGGCAGTTTCGCTCATGCACTGACTAAGGTTAAATCCAGTTCTAAATATCAGGCCGGATTCCGAAAAGCATTTCCGGATGAAAAAGAAATCACTGAAGAAAATCTGCTGAAAGCAATGGCAAGTTATGTGCGCTCTTTATCCAAGCTAAATTCCCGATTCGACGATTATCTGCTGGGAAAAACTATGCTTTCCGAAAATGAAAAAAAAGGATTCAATTTATATATGGGCAAAGCCAAATGTGCGACCTGTCATTTCTTTCCGCTTTTTAACGGCTGTGTCCCCCCTTTGTTTAACGAAACGGAGAGCGAGGTTTTGGGAGTTCCTTCAAAAAACGCCACAAAAAATGCTGTGGTCGATGGCGATTTAGGTGAATACATGATAACCAAAGCTCCTTTAAAAAAACATGCCTTCAAAACTCCGACGGTTCGAAATAGTGCTGTAACTTTTCCGTACATGCATAACGGTGTTTATCAAACATTAGAGGATGTTATCGACTTCTATAATCGAGGTGGAGGCTCCGGTATTGGTATCAACTTAGAGAATCAGACCTTACCGACAGACAAACTGAATCTAACCAAAACTGAAGTTCAGGATTTGATTGCTTTTATAAAAACACTTAACAACAAATACTAA
- a CDS encoding DUF1697 domain-containing protein: MKTHLALLRGINVSGHNMIKMEDLKALLERMRFANVRTYIQSGNVFVDSDEEDGPSVGFKIKQEIFKEWGYDVPIIVITKEDLEASLQNNPYMKEKDVDTKKLYFTFISKELDANSIHELKMSQVKPDEAVIDKNRIYIKYAVGAGKTRFDQKYIEKKLNVTATMRNLNTVTKLLEMYNE, encoded by the coding sequence ATGAAAACCCATCTGGCACTTTTACGCGGAATAAACGTTTCCGGCCATAATATGATAAAAATGGAAGACCTTAAAGCTTTGTTGGAGCGTATGAGATTTGCCAATGTGAGAACCTATATTCAATCCGGCAATGTTTTTGTCGATTCGGATGAAGAAGATGGTCCAAGTGTCGGATTTAAAATCAAACAGGAAATCTTCAAAGAGTGGGGGTATGATGTTCCAATAATCGTAATTACCAAGGAAGATTTGGAGGCTTCACTTCAGAATAACCCTTATATGAAAGAAAAAGATGTTGATACAAAAAAGCTGTACTTTACTTTCATCTCTAAAGAATTAGACGCGAACAGTATCCATGAACTGAAAATGAGTCAGGTTAAACCCGATGAAGCAGTAATCGATAAGAATAGAATCTATATTAAATATGCAGTAGGAGCGGGTAAGACGCGTTTCGACCAAAAATACATTGAGAAAAAGCTCAATGTAACGGCAACGATGCGTAATCTGAATACCGTTACTAAGCTTTTGGAAATGTATAATGAATAG